A single genomic interval of Xyrauchen texanus isolate HMW12.3.18 chromosome 40, RBS_HiC_50CHRs, whole genome shotgun sequence harbors:
- the adprh gene encoding ADP-ribosylarginine hydrolase gives MDRSVSVEHYKAGMLLSGVGDALGYRNQLWEYNQSGPAIHQELQELGGLKSIRAELPDWPVSDDTVLHLATAEALVTGKEGEELLHEVAFRYVEGMKDMDGRKPGPSSILGISQLRPDTEGGYRVPYNPEGTGCGAAMRSMCIGLRYPHPEQLSSLVAVAVETGRMTHPHPTGFLGAVASALFTAYAVQHRPITSWGLGLLEEACPVAKKFVQSAGYAITETERDWGYFTDKWKWYLDLRALSSGAGPVVWPEPYGPAERDEAYKSFSLSGWAGRSGHDAPMIALDALLGAGSDWEELMSRAGFHGGDSDSTAVIACCCWGLLYGTEGVPQCNYSNLEYRDRLEGTAQQLYALSH, from the exons ATGGACCG TTCTGTATCTGTGGAACATTATAAGGCAGGCATGCTGCTCAGTGGTGTCGGAGATGCGCTGGGTTACAGGAATCAGCTGTGGGAATACAATCAATCCGGTCCTGCCATACACCAG gAACTGCAAGAGCTCGGAGGGCTGAAAAGCATCCGTGCAGAGCTTCCTGACTGGCCAGTTAGCGATGACACAGTGCTTCACCTGGCAACTGCAGAGGCTCTAGTGACAG GTAAAGAAGGTGAGGAGTTACTTCATGAGGTTGCCTTCCGTTATGTGGAGGGAATGAAAGACATGGACGGCAGGAAGCCAGGACCATCAAGTATTCTGG GGATTTCGCAGTTGCGTCCAGACACTGAAGGGGGTTACAGGGTCCCCTACAATCCAGAGGGCACAGGGTGTGGGGCAGCTATGAGGTCAATGTGCATCGGACTTAG ATATCCTCATCCCGAGCAGCTGTCCTCACTGGTTGCAGTCGCTGTGGAGACTGGACGAATGACTCATCCTCATCCAACCGGATTTCTCGGAGCTGTGGCTTCAGCCTTGTTCACCGCCTATGCGGTCCAGCACAGACCAATCACAAGCTGGGGTTTGGGTTTGTTGGAGGAAGCTTGTCCTGTAGCAAAGAAGTTTGTGCAGTCTGCAGGATATGCCATTACAGAGACCGAGAGAGACTGGGGCTACTTTACTGACAAATGGAAATG GTATCTGGATCTCAGGGCATTGTCTTCTGGTGCTGGTCCAGTTGTGTGGCCTGAGCCATATGGACCGGCTGAACGAGACGAGGCCTACAAGAGCTTCAGCCTGTCAGGGTGGGCGGGTCGCAGCGGTCACGATGCTCCAATGATAGCTCTGGATGCTCTGTTGGGGGCGGGATCAGACTGGGAGGAGCTTATGAGTCGAGCAGGATTTCACGGAG GAGACAGTGACAGCACTGCAGTGATTGCCTGCTGCTGTTGGGGTCTGCTGTACGGGACAGAAGGTGTGCCCCAGTGTAACTATAGTAACCTGGAGTACAGGGACCGACTGGAGGGTACGGCACAACAGCTGTATGCGCTCTCACACTAA